In Corylus avellana chromosome ca2, CavTom2PMs-1.0, the following proteins share a genomic window:
- the LOC132169867 gene encoding F-box/kelch-repeat protein At3g23880-like, with protein MGRWESQSTGPDSCQLKSLALKPKPRRKSRQTVSIKYKPCRLQSIPPPMLMANELPEDLVTEILLCLPVVSLLRFNCACKSWYALITHQNFIRKHLLHNKNNNTRLFLWQDETTRDIVASTLSYETLQVSLTQPLPLPFTEVTYFVGSCDGLVCLSDYDALNVVIWNPATKETKVVPNSSMSRFSDDYHIMSGIGFGFDAKTSDYKIIKFFSLFDPNESDNYDYEGHVPCYRLSEVYSLSVDSWRKVDSRPGLFDVNAIDTYINGMASWEAFDFDDNWEGVLSFDMSGEVFLKTPLPDDVLNSGDWRNFFVLNESIAMVFSSGNEEWLEICCDIWLLLEVGVKDSWTKLFTVGPITGIELPLPFWQIEGPLTFWQIEGPLTFWKNDAIFCRTNDRLILYNPFTKERTNLPIQSYSCPITYMETLVSVKGRNEF; from the coding sequence ATGGGACGGTGGGAGTCACAGAGTACTGGGCCTGACTCCTGCCAACTCAAAAGCTTGGCATTGAAGCCCAAGCCCAGACGAAAAAGTAGACAAACAGTGAGTATAAAGTATAAACCCTGCCGGCTGCAAAGTATCCCTCCTCCGATGTTGATGGCCAACGAATTGCCTGAAGACTTGGTGACAGAGATTTTGCTATGCCTTCCCGTTGTGTCTCTCTTGCGATTCAATTGCGCCTGCAAATCCTGGTACGCTCTCATTACTCACCAAAACTTCATCAGAAAACACCTCCTACACAACAAGAACAACAACACCCGCCTCTTTCTCTGGCAAGACGAAACTACCAGAGATATAGTTGCATCCACGCTTTCTTATGAAACCCTCCAAGTATCCCTTACACAACCTCTACCTCTACCATTTACTGAGGTCACTTATTTCGTGGGTTCTTGCGATGGTCTTGTTTGCCTCAGCGATTACGATGCATTGAATGTTGTCATATGGAACCCTGCAACTAAAGAAACAAAGGTTGTCCCCAATTCAAGCATGTCCCGCTTCTCCGATGATTATCACATCATGTCTGGTATCGGATTTGGTTTTGATGCCAAAACTAGTGACTACaagataataaaattttttagtcTCTTTGATCCCAACGAAAGTGACAATTATGATTATGAAGGCCATGTCCCCTGTTATAGATTAAGTGAGGTATATAGCTTAAGTGTCGATTCTTGGAGAAAAGTTGATAGCCGCCCAGGTTTATTTGATGTTAACGCTATTGATACATACATCAATGGGATGGCTTCTTGGGAGgcatttgattttgatgataATTGGGAGGGGGTTTTGTCATTTGACATGAGCGGCGAGGTATTTCTAAAAACACCGCTGCCAGATGATGTTTTGAATAGTGGTGATTGGAGAAACTTTTTTGTGTTGAATGAATCGATTGCTATGGTATTTTCAAGTGGGAATGAAGAATGGTTGGAGATTTGCTGTGATATATGGTTGTTGCTTGAAGTTGGTGTTAAAGACTCCTGGACTAAGCTTTTCACTGTTGGACCAATTACAGGAATTGAACTACCCTTACCATTTTGGCAAATTGAAGGACCCTTAACATTTTGGCAAATTGAAGGACCCTTAACATTTTGGAAGAATGACGCCATATTCTGCAGAACAAATGACAGATTGATCTTGTACAACCCCTTTACCAAAGAAAGGACTAATCTCCCAATTCAGAGCTATAGCTGCCCGATTACTTACATGGAGACCCTAGTTTCTGTCAAGGGAAGAAATGAATTTTAA
- the LOC132169868 gene encoding F-box/kelch-repeat protein At3g23880-like produces the protein MANELPEELVTEILLYLPVVSLLRFNCVCKSWYALITHQNFIRKHLLHNKNNNTRLFLLQDETTRDIVVSTLSYETLQVSFTQPLPLPFTEVSNFVGSCDGLVCLCDYNALNVVIWNPATKETKVVPNSSLSRFSNDYRIKSGIGFGFDAKTSDYKIIKFFSLFGFDYYESHVPGHKLSEVYSLSVDSWRKVDSRPGLINVKAIDTYINGMASWEAFDFDDDWEGVLSFDMSGEVFLKTPLPDDVLNSAGWRKNFFVLSESIAMAFRSLKEEWLGLCWDIWLLLEVGVKDSWTRLFTVGPITGIELPLPFWRLGGLVTFWKNDAMFCRTNDGLVLYNPFTKERTNLPIQSYSCSITYMETLVSVKGGNEF, from the coding sequence AATTGGTGACAGAGATTCTGCTATACCTTCCCGTCGTCTCTCTCTTGCGATTCAATTGCGTCTGCAAATCCTGGTACGCTCTCATTACTCACCAAAACTTCATCAGAAAACACCTCCTACACAACAAGAACAACAACACCCGCCTCTTTCTCTTGCAAGACGAAACTACCAGAGATATAGTTGTGTCCACGCTTTCTTATGAAACACTCCAAGTATCCTTTACACAACCTCTACCTCTACCGTTTACTGAGGTCAGTAACTTCGTGGGTTCTTGCGATGGTCTTGTTTGTCTCTGCGATTACAATGCATTGAATGTTGTCATATGGAACCCTGCAACTAAAGAAACAAAGGTTGTCCCCAATTCAAGCCTGTCCCGCTTCTCCAATGATTATCGTATCAAGTCTGGTATCGGATTTGGTTTTGATGCCAAAACTAGTGACTACaagataataaaattttttagtcTCTTTGGTTTTGACTATTATGAAAGCCATGTCCCCGGTCATAAATTAAGTGAGGTATATAGCTTAAGTGTCGATTCTTGGAGAAAAGTTGATAGCCGCCCAGGTTTAATTAATGTTAAAGCTATTGATACATACATCAATGGGATGGCTTCTTGGGAGgcatttgattttgatgatgattgGGAGGGGGTTTTGTCATTTGACATGAGCGGCGAGGTATTTCTAAAAACACCGCTGCCGGATGATGTTTTGAATAGTGCTGGTTGGAGAAAAAACTTTTTTGTGTTGAGTGAATCGATTGCTATGGCGTTTCGGAGTTTGAAGGAAGAATGGTTGGGGCTTTGCTGGGATATATGGTTGTTGCTTGAAGTTGGTGTTAAAGACTCCTGGACTAGGCTTTTCACTGTTGGACCAATTACAGGAATTGAACTACCCTTACCATTTTGGCGATTGGGAGGACTCGTAACATTTTGGAAGAATGACGCCATGTTCTGCAGAACAAATGACGGATTGGTCTTGTACAACCCCTTTACCAAAGAAAGGACTAATCTCCCAATTCAGAGCTATAGCTGCTCGATTACTTACATGGAGACCCTAGTTTCTGTCAAGGGAGGAAATGAATTTTAA